Proteins co-encoded in one Arthrobacter sp. ERGS1:01 genomic window:
- a CDS encoding acyltransferase family protein, producing MSLETLATPRVPGRRSAASQPAGTAGKSRKFLPEVQGLRALAVLMVVAYHVWFGRISGGVDIFLLISAFLLTGQFTRRLESGKSLELFKYWAHLFKRLLPLITVTLLATLAATFLFLPQTSWNSIFGQTWASLFYYQNWFLAAESVDYYVQDHSLASPLQHFWSLSIQGQIFILWPLIFAAAALIARRGKLLVRPLLMYMFGTVFVVSLVFSIITTHTNQAFAYFDTRTRLWEFALGSLLALVLPLLKFGRTTRIVLGWLGVAAMLSCGLILQVGQQFPGYMALWPTLAAACVIVAGHTGSSAGADRFLSWKPLVKLGDSSYALYLFHWPVLVIFLIVSGRDHAGIKAGLAIIVVSLLAAILATKWIDTPLRRNKWIEKKRRRAVTVIAVSVALVAAPLAGWQGTLLAEASAAGRQVPSDNPGALTMMTGYVDKVTPGAAVLPTLAGIESDRPDFAEECSGDAVPPTERLRADCTQDGVLDGTETETVMVVGSSHAHHISGAVRAMAMENHWKVVKLWRPGCIFGAEAGKAVESCLKFNDEATDFVLSMKPDRVFTMATVSVMSAPKEALAPGYGQKVRQFTDAGIKVIGVRDNPRFKAGVPACISRYGADAPACNPALSKVMPAVSPLEGFAADNAKFFPVDMTDLICPDGVCRAVIGNVHVYIDNNHVGKTYWNTMAAEFAKRLTAQKGWRA from the coding sequence ATGTCGCTTGAAACACTGGCCACACCAAGGGTGCCGGGCCGGCGATCCGCCGCGTCCCAGCCTGCCGGCACGGCCGGGAAATCACGCAAATTCCTGCCCGAGGTGCAAGGCCTGCGCGCCTTGGCGGTGTTGATGGTGGTTGCCTACCACGTCTGGTTTGGCAGGATTTCCGGCGGCGTGGACATCTTCCTGCTGATCTCCGCCTTCCTTTTGACGGGGCAGTTCACCCGCCGGCTTGAAAGCGGAAAGTCCCTTGAACTTTTCAAGTACTGGGCCCACCTGTTCAAGCGTCTGCTGCCACTGATCACGGTGACGCTGCTGGCAACTCTGGCGGCCACCTTCCTGTTCCTGCCCCAAACCAGCTGGAACAGCATCTTCGGCCAAACCTGGGCGTCGTTGTTCTACTACCAAAACTGGTTCCTGGCCGCCGAGTCCGTGGACTACTACGTCCAGGACCACAGCCTCGCCAGCCCGCTGCAGCACTTCTGGTCGCTGTCCATCCAGGGGCAGATCTTCATCCTGTGGCCGTTGATCTTTGCGGCTGCCGCGCTCATTGCCCGCCGCGGCAAGCTGTTGGTGCGGCCGCTGCTGATGTACATGTTCGGAACCGTCTTCGTTGTGTCCCTGGTCTTCTCCATCATCACCACCCACACCAACCAGGCCTTCGCCTACTTCGACACCCGGACCCGGCTGTGGGAATTTGCGCTGGGATCCCTGCTTGCGCTGGTGCTTCCGTTGCTGAAGTTTGGGCGCACCACCCGGATCGTCCTTGGCTGGCTGGGTGTCGCCGCGATGCTCTCCTGCGGCCTGATCCTGCAGGTCGGGCAGCAGTTCCCCGGCTACATGGCACTGTGGCCAACGCTCGCCGCGGCCTGCGTGATCGTCGCGGGCCATACCGGGAGCAGCGCCGGCGCCGACCGTTTCCTGAGCTGGAAGCCGCTGGTGAAACTCGGCGATAGTTCGTATGCGCTGTACCTGTTCCACTGGCCCGTTTTGGTGATCTTCTTGATCGTTTCCGGACGTGACCATGCCGGCATCAAGGCCGGCCTTGCGATCATCGTGGTTTCCCTGCTTGCCGCAATCCTTGCCACCAAGTGGATTGACACCCCGCTGCGCCGCAACAAGTGGATCGAGAAGAAACGACGCCGGGCCGTGACGGTGATTGCCGTCAGCGTCGCCCTCGTCGCAGCACCCCTGGCCGGCTGGCAGGGCACCTTGCTGGCTGAAGCCTCCGCGGCCGGCCGGCAGGTTCCCTCCGACAATCCGGGCGCCCTGACCATGATGACCGGCTACGTGGACAAGGTCACGCCCGGTGCAGCCGTGTTGCCGACACTGGCCGGCATCGAATCCGACCGGCCCGATTTCGCCGAGGAGTGCAGCGGGGACGCCGTGCCGCCCACGGAACGATTGCGGGCGGACTGTACCCAGGACGGCGTCCTTGACGGCACCGAGACGGAAACCGTCATGGTGGTGGGCAGTTCCCACGCGCACCACATCTCCGGAGCCGTCCGGGCCATGGCAATGGAAAACCATTGGAAAGTGGTGAAGCTTTGGCGGCCCGGCTGCATCTTTGGCGCCGAGGCGGGCAAGGCTGTCGAATCGTGCCTGAAGTTTAACGACGAGGCTACCGACTTCGTGCTGTCAATGAAGCCGGACAGGGTTTTCACCATGGCAACGGTCTCCGTGATGTCCGCGCCCAAGGAGGCGCTCGCCCCGGGGTACGGGCAAAAGGTCCGGCAGTTCACAGACGCCGGCATCAAGGTGATCGGCGTCAGGGACAACCCCCGCTTCAAGGCGGGCGTGCCCGCGTGCATTTCCCGGTATGGCGCCGACGCACCAGCCTGCAATCCGGCCCTGTCCAAGGTGATGCCCGCGGTCTCGCCGCTGGAGGGCTTCGCCGCCGATAATGCGAAATTCTTCCCCGTCGACATGACGGACCTTATTTGCCCTGACGGCGTGTGTCGAGCCGTGATCGGCAACGTGCATGTCTACATCGACAACAACCATGTGGGCAAGACCTACTGGAATACAATGGCCGCCGAATTTGCCAAACGGCTGACCGCGCAAAAAGGGTGGAGGGCCTAG
- the groL gene encoding chaperonin GroEL (60 kDa chaperone family; promotes refolding of misfolded polypeptides especially under stressful conditions; forms two stacked rings of heptamers to form a barrel-shaped 14mer; ends can be capped by GroES; misfolded proteins enter the barrel where they are refolded when GroES binds), producing the protein MAKQLAFNDSARKALEAGIDKLADTVKVTLGPRGRNVVLDKKWGAPTITNDGVTIAREVELEDPYENLGAQLAKEVATKTNDVAGDGTTTATVLAQALVKEGLRNVAAGAAPGELKRGIQVSVEAIAARLLENARPVEGGQVAEVAAISAQSQEIGDLLAEAFDKVGKDGVITIEESSTTSTELVLTEGMQFDKGYLSPHFVTDAERQEAVMEDALILINQGKISSLQEFLPLLEKALAANKPLFIIAEDVDGEALSTLIVNRLRGTLNVVAVKAPGFGDRRKAMLQDIAILTGAQVVSPEIGLSLDQVGLEVLGTARRITVTKDNTTIVDGAGTSEDVADRVAQLHAELKRTDSEWDKEKLQERLAKLAGGIGVIKVGAATEVELKEKKHRIEDAVSATRAALEEGIVAGGGSALVQAAKALDEDPTVAALTGDAATAVELVRKAVAQPLRWIAQNAGHDGYVVVHKVGELTDGFGFNAASGEYENLIQAGVIDPVKVTRSALRNAASIAALVLTTEVLVTDKPAEDDEAGHQH; encoded by the coding sequence ATGGCTAAGCAGCTTGCATTCAATGACAGCGCACGGAAGGCCCTTGAGGCCGGTATCGACAAGCTCGCCGACACCGTCAAGGTGACCCTCGGCCCGCGCGGTCGCAACGTTGTGCTGGACAAGAAGTGGGGCGCTCCCACCATCACCAACGACGGCGTCACGATCGCCCGCGAGGTGGAGCTGGAAGACCCGTATGAAAACCTTGGCGCACAGCTGGCCAAGGAAGTTGCCACGAAGACCAACGATGTTGCCGGCGACGGCACTACCACGGCCACCGTCCTGGCACAGGCACTCGTCAAGGAAGGCCTGCGCAACGTAGCCGCAGGCGCCGCTCCCGGCGAGCTCAAGCGCGGCATCCAGGTTTCCGTTGAAGCCATTGCCGCCCGCCTGCTGGAGAACGCCCGCCCGGTCGAGGGTGGACAGGTGGCAGAGGTTGCCGCGATCTCCGCGCAGAGCCAGGAAATCGGCGACCTGCTCGCCGAGGCCTTCGACAAGGTTGGCAAGGATGGTGTCATCACCATCGAGGAGTCCTCCACGACGTCCACCGAACTGGTCCTCACCGAGGGCATGCAGTTCGACAAGGGCTACCTGTCCCCGCACTTCGTCACCGACGCTGAGCGCCAGGAAGCCGTCATGGAAGATGCGCTCATCCTCATCAACCAGGGCAAGATCTCCTCGCTGCAGGAATTCCTGCCGCTGCTGGAAAAGGCGCTGGCCGCCAACAAGCCGCTGTTCATCATCGCCGAGGACGTCGACGGCGAGGCCCTGTCCACGCTGATCGTCAACCGCCTGCGCGGCACGCTGAACGTAGTTGCCGTCAAGGCTCCGGGCTTCGGCGACCGCCGCAAGGCCATGCTGCAGGACATCGCGATCCTGACCGGCGCACAGGTTGTCTCCCCGGAGATCGGCCTGTCCCTGGACCAGGTTGGCCTCGAGGTGCTGGGTACGGCTCGCCGTATCACCGTCACCAAGGACAACACCACCATCGTTGACGGTGCCGGCACGTCCGAGGACGTAGCGGATCGCGTAGCCCAGCTGCACGCCGAGCTCAAGCGCACCGACTCCGAATGGGACAAGGAAAAGCTGCAGGAACGCCTGGCCAAGCTGGCCGGCGGCATCGGCGTGATCAAGGTTGGCGCAGCCACCGAGGTCGAGTTGAAGGAAAAGAAGCACCGCATTGAGGACGCCGTGTCCGCAACGCGTGCCGCTTTGGAAGAAGGCATTGTTGCCGGTGGCGGTTCCGCCCTGGTGCAGGCCGCCAAGGCCCTCGACGAAGACCCCACCGTGGCAGCCCTGACCGGCGACGCCGCAACCGCCGTCGAGCTGGTCCGCAAGGCTGTTGCCCAGCCGCTGCGCTGGATCGCCCAGAACGCCGGCCACGACGGCTACGTCGTGGTGCACAAGGTTGGCGAACTCACCGACGGTTTCGGCTTCAACGCCGCCTCCGGCGAGTACGAGAACCTGATCCAGGCCGGCGTCATCGACCCGGTCAAGGTCACCCGTTCGGCCCTGCGCAACGCAGCGTCCATCGCAGCACTGGTGCTCACCACCGAGGTGCTCGTGACGGACAAGCCCGCCGAGGACGACGAAGCAGGACACCAGCACTGA
- the groES gene encoding co-chaperone GroES codes for MSVSIKPLEDRIVVRQLEAELTTASGLVIPDTAKEKPQEGEVVAVGPGRVDDNGNRVPIDVAVGDVVIYSKYGGTEVKTGGEELLVLSARDVLAIVVK; via the coding sequence GTGTCGGTCTCTATTAAGCCTCTTGAGGATCGTATTGTTGTTCGCCAGCTCGAAGCAGAGCTGACCACCGCCTCCGGCCTGGTCATCCCGGACACCGCCAAGGAAAAGCCCCAGGAGGGCGAAGTTGTGGCAGTGGGCCCCGGCCGCGTTGACGACAACGGCAACCGCGTCCCGATCGATGTTGCCGTCGGCGACGTCGTCATCTACTCCAAGTACGGTGGAACCGAAGTAAAGACCGGCGGCGAAGAGCTGCTGGTTCTCTCGGCCCGCGACGTGCTGGCCATCGTCGTAAAGTAA
- a CDS encoding ABC transporter ATP-binding protein: MTTTAAPVQVRDLRKTYGRAAAVDGVSFDIADGETFALLGPNGAGKSTTIEILEGYRDRSGGDALVLGVDPQHGGVAWKAQLGIVLQSTGESGNVSVLEQLNHFAGYYPKPRKVGEVLESVGLSGQAKTRIGRLSGGQRRRLDVALGIIGRPRLLFLDEPTTGFDPEARHQFWDLVETLKTEGTTILLTTHYLDEAAALADRAGVIVGGKLVDIGPIGEIGGAKAKVPLVRWRQDGVVRSERTMEPTALAARLHAEAGGEVDGLEITRPSLEAIYLDLVASHGGIPVDMEEPA, encoded by the coding sequence ATGACGACCACCGCTGCGCCCGTGCAGGTGCGCGACTTGAGGAAGACATACGGCCGCGCCGCCGCCGTGGACGGCGTCAGCTTTGACATCGCGGACGGCGAGACCTTCGCCCTGCTGGGCCCCAACGGCGCCGGGAAAAGCACCACGATCGAGATCCTCGAGGGCTACCGGGACCGCAGCGGCGGCGACGCCCTGGTGCTCGGCGTCGACCCGCAGCACGGAGGGGTGGCCTGGAAGGCCCAGCTGGGGATCGTGCTCCAATCGACGGGCGAAAGCGGCAATGTGAGCGTGCTGGAGCAGTTGAACCACTTTGCCGGTTACTACCCCAAACCGCGCAAGGTGGGCGAGGTCCTGGAGTCCGTGGGCCTGTCCGGGCAGGCTAAGACGAGGATCGGCCGGCTTTCCGGCGGGCAGCGGCGGCGCCTGGATGTGGCGCTGGGCATCATCGGCCGGCCCAGGCTGCTGTTCCTGGATGAACCAACCACGGGCTTCGACCCCGAGGCGCGGCACCAGTTTTGGGATTTGGTGGAGACCCTCAAGACCGAGGGCACCACAATCCTGCTGACCACCCACTACCTTGACGAGGCGGCCGCCCTGGCCGACCGTGCGGGCGTGATCGTGGGCGGCAAACTCGTGGACATCGGCCCGATCGGCGAGATTGGCGGGGCGAAGGCAAAGGTGCCGTTGGTGCGGTGGCGTCAGGACGGCGTCGTCCGGTCAGAGCGCACCATGGAGCCCACGGCGCTGGCCGCCCGGCTCCATGCCGAGGCGGGCGGTGAGGTGGACGGGCTGGAAATCACCCGGCCCAGCCTGGAGGCCATCTATCTTGACCTGGTGGCGAGCCACGGCGGCATCCCGGTAGACATGGAGGAACCGGCATGA
- a CDS encoding ABC transporter permease — MRTLQLGGSRIGYELRTYFRQGDSVFFTFLFPILMLSVFAVAFSTSGPIGALPDGSGGISFAAFYVPGMVAAGMLLSGVQNLGVDIAGEKGDGTLKRLGGTPLPVFSYFMGKIGMVLVSSVLQVTLLLLVARFAFDVALPADPGKWFTFAWVFLFGVVTSCVLGIALSALPRTGKSATAVVIPIVLLLQFISGVYLNFSQLPGWLQNFASIFPLKWMAQGMRSVFLPERFEVMEPSGAWNLGLVALVMGLWLVVGLVLCKVTFRWIRKDS; from the coding sequence ATGAGGACGCTGCAACTGGGTGGCTCACGGATCGGCTATGAACTGCGCACGTATTTCCGCCAGGGCGACTCCGTGTTCTTCACGTTCCTGTTCCCGATCCTGATGCTGTCCGTGTTTGCCGTGGCCTTCAGCACCAGCGGACCCATCGGTGCATTGCCCGACGGCAGCGGCGGGATCTCCTTCGCCGCCTTCTACGTGCCCGGCATGGTGGCCGCCGGCATGCTGCTCAGTGGCGTGCAGAACCTGGGCGTGGACATCGCCGGCGAGAAGGGCGACGGCACGCTCAAACGGCTCGGCGGCACACCGCTGCCCGTGTTCTCGTACTTCATGGGCAAGATCGGCATGGTGCTGGTCAGCTCGGTGCTGCAAGTGACCCTGCTGCTGCTGGTGGCCCGTTTCGCCTTTGACGTGGCACTGCCCGCCGACCCCGGCAAGTGGTTCACGTTTGCGTGGGTTTTCCTCTTTGGCGTGGTCACCAGCTGCGTCCTGGGCATTGCGCTCTCCGCACTCCCCCGCACCGGCAAGAGCGCCACGGCCGTGGTGATCCCGATTGTCCTGTTGCTCCAATTCATCTCCGGCGTCTACCTGAACTTCTCCCAACTGCCGGGATGGTTGCAGAACTTTGCCAGCATTTTCCCGCTGAAGTGGATGGCGCAGGGGATGCGCAGCGTGTTCCTGCCTGAGAGGTTTGAAGTGATGGAACCGAGCGGCGCCTGGAATCTTGGCCTGGTGGCGCTGGTCATGGGCCTCTGGCTGGTGGTGGGCCTGGTGCTGTGCAAGGTCACGTTCCGCTGGATCCGCAAGGACAGCTGA
- a CDS encoding class I SAM-dependent methyltransferase has translation MATDAISPLLTVAGWELLSTLGPYKEADSLKLNESLRKAGHPPELVAAALTQARLRAKAEAKFGEFASHMLFTAAGLEQATRLSIAALHAQRFTTAFITSVADLGCGLGADSLAMASLDINVTAVEMDELTAACTTVNLMPFPHAKVVCGRAEDTDLTGIEGVWLDPARRTTNTSGTTRLFDPEAFSPPLSFAEKLADDGLAVGVKMGPGIPHEAVPDTAEAQWISVNGDVVEAGLYFNALARPGVRRAALVIGQHGMAELTSTVPYDAANQDVETGPVSGYLYEPDGAVIRAGLVADLARSMGAHLVDPHIAYLCAEEPVDTPFARAYKILEVKPFNVKALKSWVKANRIGVLDIKKRGISTTPEELRRQLLTGSGKGPNKATLVLTRVGEERLAIVVEPFGPVDGPRGL, from the coding sequence ATGGCCACTGATGCAATTTCCCCCCTCCTGACCGTTGCCGGCTGGGAGCTTTTGTCCACGCTGGGCCCTTATAAGGAAGCCGACTCGCTCAAGCTCAACGAGTCCCTCCGCAAGGCCGGCCATCCCCCCGAACTGGTGGCCGCCGCTCTCACCCAGGCCCGGCTGCGAGCCAAGGCCGAGGCCAAGTTTGGCGAGTTTGCCAGCCACATGCTGTTCACGGCGGCCGGGCTTGAACAGGCCACCCGGTTGAGCATTGCCGCCCTGCACGCGCAGCGGTTCACGACGGCGTTCATCACCTCCGTGGCGGACCTTGGCTGCGGGCTTGGCGCCGATTCGCTCGCCATGGCCAGCCTGGACATCAACGTCACCGCCGTTGAAATGGATGAGCTGACGGCTGCCTGCACCACCGTGAACCTGATGCCCTTCCCGCATGCGAAGGTGGTGTGCGGACGGGCCGAGGACACCGACCTCACCGGGATCGAGGGCGTATGGCTCGACCCGGCCCGGCGCACCACCAACACCTCCGGCACCACCCGGCTCTTTGACCCCGAGGCGTTCTCCCCGCCACTGTCCTTTGCCGAAAAGCTGGCCGACGACGGCCTGGCCGTGGGCGTCAAAATGGGCCCCGGCATCCCCCACGAGGCCGTGCCGGACACCGCCGAGGCCCAATGGATCTCCGTCAACGGCGACGTCGTGGAAGCCGGACTCTACTTCAACGCCCTGGCCCGTCCCGGCGTGCGCCGCGCCGCACTCGTCATCGGCCAGCACGGCATGGCGGAGCTGACGAGCACCGTCCCCTACGACGCCGCCAACCAGGACGTGGAAACGGGCCCCGTCTCCGGCTACCTGTACGAGCCCGACGGCGCGGTGATCCGGGCGGGGCTCGTGGCGGACCTGGCCCGCAGCATGGGGGCCCACCTGGTGGATCCGCACATCGCCTACCTGTGCGCAGAGGAGCCCGTCGACACCCCGTTTGCGCGGGCGTACAAGATTTTGGAGGTCAAGCCCTTCAACGTCAAGGCCCTGAAGAGCTGGGTCAAGGCGAACCGGATCGGCGTGCTGGACATCAAGAAGCGTGGCATCTCCACGACTCCGGAGGAATTGCGCCGCCAGCTGCTCACCGGCTCCGGCAAGGGCCCCAACAAGGCCACGCTGGTGCTGACAAGGGTCGGCGAGGAACGGCTCGCAATCGTCGTTGAGCCGTTTGGCCCCGTGGACGGACCGCGCGGGCTCTAA
- a CDS encoding shikimate 5-dehydrogenase, whose protein sequence is MPILNKDMTLCISLAARPSNIGTRFHNYLYDALGLNFVYKAFAPVDLAQAVAGIRGLGIRGAAVSMPYKEAVIGLVDVMDASAAAIESVNTIVNDDGVLTAYNTDYLAIAGLLQHHAVPSAYNVLLRGSGGMAKAVAAALRDAGHTKVTVVARNEEAGRALAELYGFSWLPDAGQETADLLINVTPLGMAGSQQDVQSFTDAQVAAARTVFDVVALPSETPLIKAARAAGIPVITGAEVIAIQAEEQFVLYTGVRPSPELVREASEFSRS, encoded by the coding sequence GTGCCCATTTTGAACAAAGACATGACGCTCTGCATTTCCCTGGCGGCCCGGCCCAGCAACATTGGCACGCGCTTCCACAACTACCTTTACGACGCCCTGGGGCTGAACTTTGTCTACAAGGCGTTCGCGCCGGTGGACCTGGCCCAAGCCGTGGCCGGCATCAGGGGCCTGGGGATCCGCGGGGCCGCCGTGTCCATGCCGTACAAGGAAGCCGTCATTGGGCTGGTGGACGTCATGGACGCCTCCGCCGCCGCCATCGAATCGGTCAACACGATCGTGAACGACGACGGCGTCCTCACCGCCTACAACACCGACTACCTGGCCATCGCCGGGCTCCTGCAACACCATGCCGTCCCGTCCGCCTATAACGTTTTGTTGCGCGGATCCGGGGGCATGGCCAAGGCCGTCGCCGCCGCCCTGCGCGACGCCGGACACACCAAGGTGACGGTGGTGGCGCGCAACGAGGAAGCCGGCCGGGCACTGGCGGAACTGTACGGATTCAGCTGGCTGCCGGACGCCGGGCAGGAAACGGCGGACCTCCTGATCAACGTCACGCCGCTGGGCATGGCCGGCTCCCAACAGGACGTCCAGTCCTTCACCGACGCCCAGGTGGCTGCCGCGCGGACCGTGTTCGACGTCGTCGCGCTTCCCTCCGAGACCCCGCTGATCAAGGCCGCCCGCGCCGCCGGAATCCCCGTCATCACGGGCGCCGAGGTCATCGCGATCCAGGCCGAGGAACAGTTCGTGCTGTACACGGGCGTTCGCCCAAGCCCCGAACTGGTGCGCGAGGCCTCGGAGTTCTCCCGGTCCTAG
- a CDS encoding glutamate--cysteine ligase, which translates to MKIDFAKSEQSTLGLEWEIALVDSATGELTAGANDILAKVSADHPEVMNDGEHPHIKGEMLLNTVELVTGICHTVAEGTEDLRRNLNIVREAAHPLGLDLLSAGTHPFSNPRTQEVTNKERYSKLVDRTQWWGSQMLIYGVHVHVGLDHVSKAMPVLDGLVNYFPHFQALSASSPFWNGEDTGYASQRALMFQQLPTAGLPFQFPTWDAYESYVQDMFTTGVIDTTSEIRWDIRPVAGLGTVEMRICDGMSTLEEIGAIAALTQCLVEDFSTTLNDGGTIPTMPPWHVQENKWRAARYGMDAIIILDAAGKEQLVTEHLVELLNKLEPVAARLGCADELASVESIVAKGASYQRQRRVAAAHSGDLRAVVRELVAEMATN; encoded by the coding sequence GTGAAGATCGACTTTGCGAAATCTGAACAGTCCACCCTTGGCCTGGAGTGGGAAATCGCCCTCGTCGACTCCGCCACGGGCGAATTGACCGCCGGGGCAAACGACATCCTCGCCAAGGTTTCCGCCGACCACCCCGAGGTCATGAACGACGGCGAGCACCCCCACATCAAGGGCGAGATGCTGCTGAACACGGTAGAGCTGGTGACCGGCATCTGCCACACCGTCGCCGAAGGCACCGAGGACCTGCGCCGGAACCTGAACATTGTCCGCGAGGCCGCCCACCCGCTGGGGCTGGACCTGCTCAGCGCCGGCACCCACCCGTTCAGCAACCCGCGCACGCAGGAAGTCACCAACAAGGAGCGGTACTCCAAGCTGGTCGACCGAACCCAGTGGTGGGGCAGCCAGATGCTCATCTACGGCGTCCACGTCCATGTGGGCCTGGACCACGTCTCCAAGGCCATGCCCGTACTGGACGGCCTGGTCAACTACTTCCCGCACTTCCAGGCCTTGAGCGCATCGTCGCCGTTCTGGAACGGCGAGGACACCGGCTACGCCTCACAGCGGGCCCTGATGTTCCAGCAACTTCCCACCGCGGGCCTGCCGTTCCAGTTCCCCACCTGGGACGCCTACGAGTCCTATGTGCAGGACATGTTCACCACCGGGGTCATCGACACCACGAGTGAAATCCGCTGGGACATCCGCCCCGTGGCGGGCCTGGGCACCGTGGAAATGCGGATCTGCGACGGCATGTCCACGCTGGAGGAAATCGGCGCCATCGCGGCCCTGACTCAGTGCCTCGTGGAGGACTTCTCCACCACCCTGAACGACGGCGGCACCATCCCCACCATGCCGCCCTGGCACGTCCAGGAAAACAAGTGGCGGGCCGCCCGGTACGGCATGGACGCCATCATCATCCTCGACGCCGCCGGCAAGGAACAGCTCGTCACCGAACACCTGGTGGAGCTGCTGAACAAGCTCGAACCCGTCGCCGCCCGCCTGGGCTGCGCGGACGAACTCGCCAGCGTGGAGTCAATCGTCGCCAAGGGCGCCAGCTACCAGCGCCAGCGCCGCGTGGCCGCCGCCCACTCCGGCGACCTGCGCGCCGTGGTCCGTGAACTCGTGGCGGAGATGGCCACCAACTAG
- a CDS encoding DUF3100 domain-containing protein, whose amino-acid sequence MSNTTRISQRGAAASPITGRHWGVVIGLSVALSIVAVLIGTVKFQLGPAAVVLLPIIWAVVIGGVIGTQRWRPITPAARGVATVLLEIGIIVFLARLGTQIGPTLVQLGGIGPAVALQEVGHIFGTVIIALPVAVALGLGRVAVGAAWSIDRESFLAYAIQRFGVRSPEYRGVFSVWLLGSLFGAVFISLLAGFLGGLSIFDPRALALGLGLGSASMMLGGAGALALLYPSQAQEIMALAALSNLVTNIVGFYAGVFLSLPVCRKLFVFWSRLFGRDDDGRRVGRAVVARNGAAQGSAVKGSESDADVPDIALDPKVKLTPRYAFLAYGVVGVSGLLMNILGTKTFTFTDVLGVLVLLLLTALSFRLSRWVPSVPSSVWVLGIATILSAPFLPTSALLASWTGNLNVILLGVPTLGLIGLTIGRDIPALKSLSWKVVVVALITYSASFIAAAALGQTVLHL is encoded by the coding sequence ATGTCCAACACAACCCGCATTTCACAACGCGGCGCAGCCGCATCCCCGATCACCGGCCGGCACTGGGGTGTGGTCATCGGACTTTCGGTGGCGCTCTCCATCGTCGCGGTGCTCATTGGCACCGTGAAGTTCCAGCTTGGCCCGGCCGCCGTGGTGCTGCTGCCCATCATTTGGGCGGTTGTCATTGGCGGGGTCATTGGCACCCAGCGGTGGCGGCCCATCACGCCCGCGGCCCGCGGCGTGGCCACGGTCCTGCTGGAGATCGGCATCATCGTCTTCCTGGCCCGGCTCGGCACCCAGATCGGCCCCACCCTGGTCCAGTTGGGCGGCATTGGCCCGGCCGTGGCCCTGCAGGAGGTAGGCCACATCTTCGGCACCGTGATCATCGCGCTTCCGGTCGCGGTGGCCCTGGGTCTTGGCCGGGTCGCCGTCGGGGCCGCCTGGTCCATCGACCGTGAATCGTTCCTGGCCTACGCCATCCAACGCTTCGGCGTCCGCTCCCCGGAATACCGCGGCGTGTTCTCCGTCTGGCTGCTCGGGAGCCTGTTCGGCGCCGTGTTCATCTCCCTGCTGGCCGGCTTCCTGGGTGGCTTGTCCATCTTCGATCCCCGGGCGCTTGCCCTGGGGCTGGGCCTTGGCTCGGCCTCGATGATGCTCGGTGGCGCCGGTGCGCTGGCCCTGCTCTACCCGTCCCAGGCCCAGGAAATCATGGCCCTGGCCGCCCTTTCCAACCTGGTCACCAACATTGTTGGCTTCTACGCCGGCGTGTTCCTCTCACTGCCCGTGTGCCGCAAGCTCTTCGTCTTCTGGAGCCGGCTGTTCGGCAGGGACGACGACGGCCGCCGGGTTGGCCGCGCCGTCGTCGCCCGCAATGGTGCAGCGCAGGGCAGCGCCGTGAAGGGCAGTGAATCCGACGCGGACGTGCCCGACATCGCGCTGGACCCGAAAGTGAAGCTGACTCCCCGCTACGCCTTCCTGGCCTACGGGGTGGTGGGTGTGAGCGGCCTTCTCATGAATATTCTTGGCACCAAGACGTTCACGTTCACCGACGTCCTGGGTGTCCTGGTCCTGCTGTTGCTGACGGCGCTGTCCTTCAGGCTTTCCCGGTGGGTGCCGTCCGTCCCGTCAAGCGTCTGGGTGCTGGGCATCGCCACGATCCTCTCCGCACCGTTCCTGCCGACGTCGGCGCTGCTGGCCTCCTGGACCGGCAACCTGAACGTGATCCTGCTGGGCGTGCCCACGCTGGGACTCATCGGGCTGACCATTGGGCGGGACATCCCGGCATTGAAGTCGCTGAGTTGGAAGGTCGTGGTGGTCGCCCTCATCACCTACAGCGCCTCGTTCATCGCCGCGGCGGCCCTGGGGCAGACCGTGTTGCACCTCTAG